The nucleotide window CCATCGTGGCGAGGGAGAAGGTGATCACGCCGAGGGTGCGGAACTCGCCCCGGCGCAGCGCCCGCGCGGCACTGTTGGGCCGGTAGTGCAGCTCCCGCATCGCGGCCAGGACCTGCCGCCGGGTCTCCTCGGTCACGCCGGGGAACCCGTTGGAGACGCGGGAGACGGTCTGCGAGGAGACACCGGCGAGCCGGGCGACGTCGGCCATGGAGGCGCCGCCCTGCCGGGGCCGCCCGCCGCGCCTCCTCGTACGGCCGTCGGCACCGCCGTGGGTACGACCGTCCGCACCTCTTTCGGCGCCTGTGTCGGCACCGCCGTCGGTACGGCCGTCGGCTGTGTCCACCTCGTCCACCGTTTGTCCCCTGGGGTCGCATGACTGACAAGTGCCGGTCCGGAACGACTCCTTGACCGCCGAGATTCGGACAGTGTAGACATCGCGCCTGGGAATGTTTACGTAAACATCACCTGACACGAACCATACGAGAGCGCAACAAATCGCAACGAACCGCACCACGCGGGCCCCGATCTCTGTGTCTCGCCGGGACGCGGCACACAGGAGAGTTGGAGTACTCGAGATGGCACACCCCACCCGCACGAGACGGCTCCTCGGGGCCATCGGCGTGACCGCCCTCGCGACCGGAACCGTCATGGCCGCCACGTCCATGCCGATCGCGTTCGCCGACGCGACCACCGCCACCGCCTCGGTCACCGTACGGCCCGACCCCTCCTACAAGGGTCAGAGCTTCGAGGGCTGGGGCACCAGCCTGGTCTGGTTCGCCAACGCGACCGGCGACTACCCGAAGCCGATACGTGAGAAGCTCGCCAAGCTCCTCTTCGGTGACAAGGGCCTCAACCTCAACATCGCCCGCTACAACATCGGCGGCGGCAACGCCCCCGACGTCAAGGACTACCTGCGGCCCGGCGGCGCGGTCGAGGGCTGGTGGAAGGCCCCGGCGGGCACCACCCGCGAGGACGTCGACTGGTGGAGCGCCGACGACCCCAAGGACTGGAACAAGAAGGCCGACGCCACCCAGCGCTGGTGGGTGGACCGCATCAAGAACGACATCGACCACTGGGAGACGTTCAGCAACTCCCCGCCGTGGTTCATGACGGAGAGCGGCTACGTCTCCGGCGGCTTCGACTCCTCGAAGGACCAGCTCAAGGCCGACTCGGTCGACGACTTCGCCGCGTACCTGGTGGGCGCCACCGAGCGGCTGGAGAAGGCGCAGGGCATCAAGGTCGATACCGTCGACCCGTTCAACGAGCCGAACACCAACTACTGGGGCACCAAGCTCGGCGCGGACGGCCAGCCGACCGGCGGCCGCCAGGAGGGCGCCCACATCGGCCCCGAGCTCCAGCAGAAGGTGATCAAGGCACTCGGCCCGGCCCTCGCCAAGTCCAGGACGAACGCGGAGATCTCCGCGATGGACGAGACCAACCCGGGCACCTTCGCCACGAACTGGAACTCCTACCCCCAGGACGTGCGCGACTACGTCGGCCAGATGAACGTCCACACATACGGCACCAGCCAGCGCACCACCGTGCGCGACCTGGCCAAGGGCGCCGGCAAGCCGCTGTGGATGAGCGAGGTCGAGGGCGACTGGGGCGACGGCCAGAGCTTCACGGACATGCGTCCCGGCCTGGGCCTCGCCCAGCGCATGGTCGACGACCTGCGCGAACTGGAGCCCAAGGCCTGGGTGTTCTGGCAGCCGGTCGAGGACTACGACAACATGAAGCCCGGCGGCGAGTCCGCGAAGGGCGGCAACTGGGGCTCGATCCAGCTCCCGTTCAGCTGCACCTCCAAGGACACCCTCAAGTCGTGCCCGATCTACACGAACACCAAGTTCGACACGGCTCGTAACTTCACGCACTACATCAAGCCCGGCGACCGTCTGATCAAGACCGACGACGAGTCCAGCACGGCCGCGGTCTCCCGCAAGGGCGAGAAGGCGACGGTCGTCCACGTCAACAGCACGACCGAGGCCCGCAACGTCACCCTGGACCTGTCGAGGTTCGGCAAGGTCTCGTCCCACGCCACGGTGACCCCGGTGGTGACGGACGCCAAGGGCAAGCTGCTGAAGAAGAAGGCGGTCCGCGTCAAGGGCGCCAAGGCCACGATCACCGTCCCCGCCCAGTCGGTCACCTCCTTCCTGGTG belongs to Streptomyces graminofaciens and includes:
- a CDS encoding RICIN domain-containing protein produces the protein MAHPTRTRRLLGAIGVTALATGTVMAATSMPIAFADATTATASVTVRPDPSYKGQSFEGWGTSLVWFANATGDYPKPIREKLAKLLFGDKGLNLNIARYNIGGGNAPDVKDYLRPGGAVEGWWKAPAGTTREDVDWWSADDPKDWNKKADATQRWWVDRIKNDIDHWETFSNSPPWFMTESGYVSGGFDSSKDQLKADSVDDFAAYLVGATERLEKAQGIKVDTVDPFNEPNTNYWGTKLGADGQPTGGRQEGAHIGPELQQKVIKALGPALAKSRTNAEISAMDETNPGTFATNWNSYPQDVRDYVGQMNVHTYGTSQRTTVRDLAKGAGKPLWMSEVEGDWGDGQSFTDMRPGLGLAQRMVDDLRELEPKAWVFWQPVEDYDNMKPGGESAKGGNWGSIQLPFSCTSKDTLKSCPIYTNTKFDTARNFTHYIKPGDRLIKTDDESSTAAVSRKGEKATVVHVNSTTEARNVTLDLSRFGKVSSHATVTPVVTDAKGKLLKKKAVRVKGAKATITVPAQSVTSFLVAGVSGVAKGKAEVQDAHTYSLTGFQSGKNLAIAADGKSLVIKTTDASATAQQWTVDRIGKGATGNRTRYAFINTASDKRLALRNGALVAEPDEGTRDKATQWILSTTGDGTWTLVNAATGQLPDVYGQSTNDGAGVGVWWPNSGYNQRWKLTDVTAAK